The proteins below are encoded in one region of Paenibacillus albus:
- the lspA gene encoding signal peptidase II, giving the protein MIAIFYWIALFMTGLDQITKLIVRLNMQVGDTRPFRQGVLQFTYYQNSGAARSSFQGYGRLFGVIAVIFIVMVIYYRKKQTANRYWKDVGLAFLVAGAAGNGVERLLFGKVTDFLQFGSGQGIMNIADLSINVGVLVLFASEIVASIRTRAREKSLR; this is encoded by the coding sequence GTGATTGCAATCTTTTATTGGATAGCGCTGTTTATGACGGGGTTAGATCAAATTACGAAACTGATCGTGCGGTTGAATATGCAGGTTGGAGATACGCGTCCGTTTCGGCAAGGCGTTCTGCAGTTCACCTATTATCAGAATTCCGGAGCCGCCCGCAGTTCGTTTCAAGGCTATGGAAGGTTGTTTGGCGTGATCGCGGTGATCTTCATTGTTATGGTGATCTACTATCGAAAAAAACAAACGGCAAATCGTTATTGGAAAGATGTCGGACTAGCGTTTCTAGTGGCGGGAGCGGCTGGGAATGGCGTGGAACGGTTGCTATTTGGGAAAGTGACGGACTTCCTGCAATTCGGATCTGGGCAAGGGATTATGAATATTGCGGATTTGTCCATTAACGTTGGTGTGCTCGTGCTCTTCGCCTCGGAGATCGTAGCATCCATACGAACAAGGGCGAGGGAGAAATCGCTCCGATAA
- a CDS encoding 2'-5' RNA ligase family protein has product MYGVVAHFDQNTERYIKQVWKELSDKGISKYAEEVQDRRPHITLAGYNSDVEMEQFIGDFDSFYENKKQLTITLSSLGTFLNTGIVFLAPVPSKELLELHDSHHNGFDKYLAQAEMQYLPTNWVPHCTIANRLNEDKLKEAMVYCTKRIERLTAAIVEIAVIKVIYDDNTVKSPSIYTKALRM; this is encoded by the coding sequence GTGTACGGGGTAGTTGCACATTTTGATCAGAATACAGAACGCTACATAAAGCAGGTTTGGAAAGAGTTAAGCGATAAAGGAATTTCCAAATATGCAGAAGAAGTGCAAGATCGACGACCGCATATTACGTTAGCAGGGTATAACAGTGACGTTGAAATGGAACAATTCATAGGCGATTTTGACAGCTTCTACGAAAATAAAAAACAACTTACAATTACACTGAGTTCGTTAGGAACGTTCCTTAACACGGGAATTGTGTTCCTTGCACCTGTTCCTTCCAAGGAATTATTAGAGCTTCACGACAGTCATCACAATGGATTCGACAAATATCTAGCGCAAGCTGAAATGCAATATCTTCCAACCAACTGGGTACCTCACTGCACAATTGCAAACAGACTTAACGAGGATAAGTTAAAGGAAGCTATGGTTTACTGTACGAAAAGAATCGAACGACTAACCGCTGCAATCGTTGAAATAGCTGTAATCAAAGTTATATATGATGATAATACCGTGAAATCGCCGTCAATTTATACAAAAGCCTTACGAATGTAA
- a CDS encoding phytoene desaturase family protein, with amino-acid sequence MLNKYDVIIIGCGHNALITAAYLTRSGRSVLMLEKNDRPGGFLQTEELTLPGFKHDVYAAAHPLFLTGPAYADFKDALESRGLRYVNTDLPTGVSMENGETAVLSRSSEDLAAEAERLAPGDGAVLGRMFEEFAPYAGNVFNLFSLDLSGSKASNIIQDLMYDQRTGGKSYSAFAASLFSTARNVVRDFRSPVMRSMLASWVTHLGRTPDEVGSGIWVPLTTMALMGGGMPIPEGGSEQLALALTRLVQDQGGTIITGTSAERIIVNNGKAVAVRTAEGEEYHAKHAVVASTSPDQLYLSLLADAPVSSDIRTQAKRYRYGRGCVQIHLALKEAPKWPDPRFARVGQPHLTDGLDGFTQAIAQGMADLLPAKPTFTVDCSTNLDPSRAPDGKAIMRIQVLEVPCRPRGDAAGQIDVGDGTWTQELTERFAERVIAIVGKHIPNIPDAIIGKSVITPDTIARFNPNSGPGDPYGGSHDLMQSYLFRPLPSQPGHRSEIGNLYMLGAATWPGHGINGGSGYIVAQQLLSEDR; translated from the coding sequence ATGTTGAACAAGTACGACGTAATCATTATTGGCTGCGGCCATAATGCGCTGATCACGGCCGCTTATTTGACGCGATCTGGGAGAAGCGTACTTATGCTGGAGAAGAATGACCGCCCTGGCGGATTCCTGCAAACTGAAGAGCTGACCCTGCCCGGCTTCAAGCATGACGTCTACGCAGCAGCCCACCCGCTGTTTCTAACCGGCCCTGCATACGCGGATTTCAAAGATGCACTCGAGTCGCGTGGGCTGCGTTACGTGAACACGGATCTGCCGACCGGCGTTTCGATGGAGAATGGCGAGACAGCTGTTTTATCCCGTTCGAGCGAGGATTTGGCCGCAGAAGCTGAACGTCTTGCTCCGGGAGACGGTGCCGTATTAGGACGCATGTTCGAGGAATTCGCACCGTATGCGGGGAACGTGTTCAACTTATTCTCCCTAGACCTTTCAGGCTCAAAGGCTTCCAATATTATTCAGGATTTAATGTATGACCAACGAACCGGGGGCAAAAGCTATTCGGCGTTCGCTGCATCCCTATTTTCCACCGCGCGTAATGTGGTTAGAGATTTCCGCTCCCCTGTCATGCGCTCGATGCTGGCTTCCTGGGTCACTCACCTGGGCCGGACGCCGGACGAAGTCGGCAGCGGGATATGGGTTCCTCTTACGACGATGGCGCTTATGGGTGGCGGGATGCCGATTCCCGAAGGCGGAAGCGAACAGCTTGCTCTGGCATTGACTCGGTTAGTGCAGGACCAAGGCGGGACGATCATCACGGGGACAAGCGCTGAACGGATTATCGTCAATAACGGCAAGGCAGTTGCCGTGCGTACAGCTGAAGGCGAGGAATATCACGCAAAACATGCTGTCGTCGCCTCCACCAGCCCGGATCAATTGTATCTGTCGCTCCTTGCGGATGCGCCAGTCAGCTCCGATATTCGCACCCAAGCCAAACGATACCGCTATGGTAGAGGCTGCGTTCAGATCCATCTCGCATTGAAAGAAGCGCCGAAATGGCCTGATCCGAGATTCGCAAGAGTCGGTCAGCCTCATCTGACCGATGGACTTGACGGCTTCACCCAAGCCATTGCCCAAGGGATGGCAGATCTTCTGCCGGCTAAGCCGACTTTCACGGTCGATTGCTCCACCAATCTAGATCCTAGCCGAGCGCCAGACGGCAAAGCGATCATGCGGATTCAGGTGTTAGAGGTCCCATGCCGTCCGCGCGGAGATGCCGCTGGTCAAATTGACGTCGGAGATGGCACATGGACACAGGAACTAACCGAACGATTCGCTGAGCGCGTAATTGCCATTGTAGGCAAGCATATCCCGAACATTCCGGACGCTATTATTGGCAAGTCCGTCATCACGCCTGACACCATTGCCCGCTTCAACCCGAACTCCGGCCCTGGTGATCCCTATGGTGGCTCCCACGATCTTATGCAGAGTTACTTGTTCAGACCACTGCCTTCACAGCCAGGCCACCGGTCAGAAATCGGAAATCTCTACATGCTTGGAGCTGCCACATGGCCGGGTCACGGCATCAACGGCGGATCGGGCTACATCGTGGCGCAGCAACTTCTATCCGAAGATCGGTAG
- a CDS encoding alpha/beta fold hydrolase, with protein sequence MATEVKQSEWEGMARLDFTFNGRECILIRPKQRSDKSDSGKMVMYMEYFGAFPNTAISLVEQGYHLSYIKNSNRWGTDDDQHMRRDFVDFLAEEYGLSRRFVTIGMSAGGVTSVNFAYLYPDYVSVLYLDAPAMNLLSAPLGYNKPARNEEVVKEVLDALGLTESEMLSFRGHPMDKMGTLVERNIPVVLVYGDSDSIVPYEENGKLLADFYEKHGKSDIISVFGKEGCEHHPHGLPDPKPIVDFILKHDK encoded by the coding sequence ATGGCGACAGAAGTTAAACAATCCGAATGGGAGGGAATGGCCCGGCTGGATTTCACGTTTAATGGGCGCGAGTGCATTCTTATACGGCCTAAACAGCGTTCAGACAAGTCCGATAGCGGCAAAATGGTGATGTACATGGAGTATTTCGGTGCCTTCCCCAATACTGCGATTTCGCTTGTCGAGCAAGGCTACCATCTCTCATACATAAAGAACAGTAATCGGTGGGGCACTGATGATGACCAGCATATGCGGCGGGATTTCGTGGATTTTCTGGCTGAGGAATACGGCCTGTCCCGTCGGTTCGTGACGATCGGGATGAGCGCGGGAGGCGTGACCTCGGTAAATTTCGCATACCTATACCCTGACTACGTCTCGGTGCTTTACTTAGATGCGCCTGCTATGAATCTATTGAGCGCGCCTCTTGGATACAATAAGCCCGCTAGGAATGAAGAGGTCGTCAAGGAAGTTCTGGACGCACTCGGCCTGACCGAGTCGGAGATGCTGAGCTTCCGCGGTCATCCCATGGACAAAATGGGCACGCTTGTCGAGCGTAACATTCCAGTCGTGCTGGTCTACGGCGACAGCGACTCCATCGTTCCCTATGAGGAGAACGGCAAATTGCTAGCTGACTTCTACGAGAAACACGGCAAGAGCGACATCATCAGCGTGTTCGGCAAGGAAGGCTGCGAGCATCACCCGCACGGACTCCCCGATCCTAAGCCGATCGTGGATTTTATATTGAAGCATGATAAGTGA
- a CDS encoding ribose-phosphate diphosphokinase: MQNVKIFSGSSNRPLAEELCRQLNVPLGDIEISRLQSGEISLRYTESIRSSHVYIVQSLSHPVNEHLVELMIMIDAAKRASAKTINIVMPYYGYARQERKAAPREPISAKLVADVLTTVGADRIITVDLHADPIQGFFDIPVDHITALDLITDYLKAKNIKNPVVVSPDAGRATTAEKLANYMDCPFAIIIKNRPAHNKTKITHIIGEVEGMTPIIIEDLIDTGGTIVNVVEALHKRGANDAYICATHGLFSENALEKLSHPNIKEVIITDTIAIDPNHPDKFVVLPMAELLATALRIINNGGSINTLFKTMQM; the protein is encoded by the coding sequence ATGCAAAATGTTAAAATCTTTTCCGGTTCATCGAACCGCCCGCTCGCGGAAGAACTATGCCGGCAGCTTAATGTCCCGCTTGGAGACATTGAGATTTCCAGGCTGCAAAGCGGAGAAATCAGCTTGCGTTATACCGAATCGATTCGCTCGTCCCATGTCTATATCGTTCAATCCTTGTCCCATCCCGTAAATGAGCATTTAGTCGAACTTATGATTATGATTGATGCGGCCAAACGGGCTTCAGCCAAAACGATTAATATCGTGATGCCGTATTACGGCTATGCTCGTCAGGAACGGAAAGCAGCCCCGCGCGAACCAATCTCCGCGAAGCTCGTAGCCGATGTGCTGACAACTGTTGGCGCTGACCGCATTATTACGGTCGATCTCCATGCCGATCCGATTCAAGGCTTTTTCGATATCCCTGTCGATCATATTACGGCTTTGGATCTCATCACGGATTATTTGAAGGCAAAGAACATTAAGAATCCGGTCGTTGTCTCACCTGATGCTGGTCGAGCAACAACCGCCGAGAAGCTCGCCAACTATATGGACTGTCCGTTTGCCATTATCATTAAGAACCGCCCTGCTCACAATAAGACGAAAATCACTCATATTATCGGAGAAGTCGAAGGCATGACCCCGATTATTATTGAGGATCTCATCGATACAGGCGGTACGATAGTGAATGTTGTTGAGGCACTGCATAAAAGAGGGGCGAATGATGCCTATATTTGCGCAACCCATGGGTTGTTCTCGGAGAATGCGCTCGAGAAGCTGTCTCACCCTAATATTAAAGAAGTCATCATTACGGATACCATCGCAATTGACCCGAACCATCCGGATAAGTTCGTTGTTCTTCCAATGGCAGAGCTCCTCGCAACTGCACTCAGAATTATTAATAACGGCGGATCGATAAACACGCTGTTTAAGACGATGCAAATGTAA
- a CDS encoding FAD-dependent oxidoreductase, with translation MRILRIVIIGAGIAGLATALALQNRGIEVLVFDKNGGLETRGAALTLWSNGTNALEKLHVLEEVLEHSTILSMGNIYSNQGKQLESLPINYSTPTVGIPRYVLLRILADRLTDGKIRWNKKIRSLTENVVEFEDGASVEADIVIAADGIHSVLRSQFINDSLRYSGYTSWRGISHTKLSSEFEGAMTQFWGDGVRYGFLPLKGGKTYWFMTANAKEQASERDEVLKLIGLLPSPASTIFEGQDHSQIIHLDIYDRRPIDKWSFGNVLLLGDSAHPMTPSLGLGACMALEDAVSFSACYSLSKTIKQIFGEYEAIRVPRVNAVVQLSKRIGMIGQLRQPLLIRLRNRIYPLVPRKWKTRVWDELYGYVNN, from the coding sequence GTGAGAATCCTGAGAATTGTAATTATAGGTGCCGGTATTGCGGGACTGGCAACCGCTCTTGCGCTTCAAAACAGAGGGATTGAAGTATTGGTTTTTGATAAAAATGGAGGATTGGAAACACGCGGTGCGGCTTTGACGCTTTGGTCAAACGGAACAAATGCCTTAGAGAAACTCCATGTATTGGAAGAGGTTCTTGAGCATTCCACAATACTATCGATGGGCAATATCTACTCGAACCAGGGAAAACAGTTAGAAAGCCTACCAATTAATTATTCGACTCCAACCGTTGGCATACCACGTTATGTATTATTGCGTATACTGGCAGATCGGTTAACGGATGGGAAAATTAGATGGAACAAAAAGATCCGGTCCTTAACAGAAAACGTTGTGGAGTTTGAAGATGGCGCGTCAGTCGAAGCGGATATAGTGATCGCGGCCGACGGCATACATTCCGTGCTTCGAAGTCAGTTCATTAACGATTCACTGCGCTATAGCGGATATACATCCTGGCGCGGAATATCTCATACCAAGCTTTCTTCAGAATTTGAAGGTGCCATGACACAGTTTTGGGGAGACGGGGTACGATATGGTTTTTTGCCTTTAAAGGGTGGAAAGACGTATTGGTTTATGACCGCGAACGCAAAGGAACAAGCATCTGAAAGGGATGAAGTTCTGAAATTAATTGGATTGTTGCCTAGCCCTGCAAGTACCATCTTCGAAGGACAAGATCATTCCCAGATCATCCATTTAGATATCTATGATCGCCGTCCTATTGATAAATGGTCTTTTGGTAATGTCCTATTGCTCGGTGATTCCGCGCATCCGATGACGCCTAGCCTTGGTTTAGGTGCTTGTATGGCCTTGGAAGATGCCGTCAGTTTCTCTGCTTGCTATTCTTTATCCAAAACCATTAAACAAATCTTTGGAGAATATGAAGCAATACGTGTTCCTCGAGTAAACGCTGTTGTTCAGTTATCTAAACGAATCGGCATGATCGGTCAACTCCGGCAGCCTCTGTTAATCCGTCTAAGAAATCGGATATATCCTTTGGTACCACGGAAATGGAAGACACGAGTATGGGACGAACTATATGGTTACGTTAATAATTAA
- a CDS encoding VOC family protein, which translates to MTEIIINGSSFVLLVKNLEQTVQFYSGIGFKYEVIGDKVLHHHISRGSLTLILVEAKQEDEVNPISSRYEEQYFDVYCYTNAVDLIAQEVMDKNITIIRDPNYTNHWSEFTFCDLNGYQITVGGGVINQELIT; encoded by the coding sequence ATGACAGAGATTATCATCAATGGTTCTTCATTCGTCTTGTTAGTCAAAAATTTAGAGCAAACCGTTCAGTTTTACTCCGGTATAGGCTTCAAATATGAAGTGATCGGTGATAAGGTACTTCACCACCATATTTCGAGAGGAAGTCTGACTCTCATTCTTGTTGAAGCTAAGCAAGAAGATGAGGTGAACCCAATCAGTTCCCGATACGAGGAACAATATTTTGATGTGTATTGTTATACGAATGCCGTTGATTTGATAGCTCAAGAAGTTATGGATAAAAATATAACCATCATTAGAGATCCGAATTACACAAATCATTGGAGCGAGTTTACATTCTGTGATCTCAACGGGTATCAAATTACCGTTGGTGGCGGCGTTATAAATCAAGAACTTATTACGTGA
- a CDS encoding VOC family protein yields the protein MKATAGSRLEKRVGSIFIHVSDMKRAVDWYCRMFDLPYNEDYLEGRLSTVYTLHFEGTEILLDSNNGAAPGPQPLMFFKTDDIRQTLQFLKENEIVIHKEIIENNMVIFEDPDGNRMMAIQM from the coding sequence ATGAAAGCAACGGCAGGAAGCAGACTGGAAAAACGAGTCGGTTCGATCTTTATCCATGTTTCAGATATGAAACGGGCAGTTGACTGGTATTGCCGCATGTTTGATTTGCCATACAACGAAGATTACTTAGAGGGACGTCTTTCTACGGTTTATACGTTACATTTCGAAGGAACCGAGATTCTGCTGGATTCCAATAATGGCGCAGCACCAGGTCCCCAGCCGCTCATGTTTTTCAAGACAGATGATATTCGGCAGACACTCCAGTTTCTAAAGGAAAACGAGATTGTCATTCATAAAGAGATAATAGAAAACAATATGGTTATTTTTGAAGATCCTGATGGCAACAGAATGATGGCAATACAAATGTAG
- a CDS encoding GNAT family N-acetyltransferase, with the protein MEVSYKNYVISDDKSRINVQTVIDFLAESYWANRRSPEKIKTSIRNSVCYGVYHKEIMIGFARIVTDGATMYYLCDVFVVEEYRGQGISKKLIDVITNSPDFEWMTGILGTKDAHGLYDQFEFERDSERFMRRHPQARKAF; encoded by the coding sequence ATGGAAGTCTCATATAAGAATTATGTAATAAGTGATGATAAATCAAGAATTAATGTTCAAACAGTCATAGATTTTTTGGCTGAAAGTTACTGGGCCAACCGAAGATCCCCAGAGAAAATCAAAACGTCTATTCGTAACTCCGTATGCTATGGAGTGTACCATAAGGAGATCATGATAGGCTTTGCAAGGATAGTTACAGATGGAGCAACAATGTATTATTTGTGTGATGTTTTTGTTGTGGAGGAGTATCGTGGTCAAGGAATTTCAAAGAAGTTGATTGATGTAATAACGAATTCACCAGACTTTGAGTGGATGACCGGTATTTTGGGGACAAAAGATGCACATGGTTTATACGATCAATTTGAGTTTGAGAGGGATTCTGAACGATTTATGAGAAGACATCCCCAAGCTCGAAAGGCTTTTTGA
- a CDS encoding GNAT family N-acetyltransferase, whose translation MNNKSNIIMRALQPEWIKDINVTNEPFNLFGRVVPQFQNGSWSYEEILFDESRETCFPEDRLNWNDYIGQENKALFLAYDGQACVGQIRLIRDWTRFGYIENIATIQAYRRSGVGKMLLDQAEAWAKDKQLIGLSLEAQDDNLAACRFYAKHGFVLGGVDTLKQSGNANIDATLYWYKIFG comes from the coding sequence TTGAACAATAAATCGAACATCATCATGAGAGCGTTACAGCCCGAATGGATCAAGGATATTAACGTAACAAATGAGCCGTTTAATCTGTTCGGAAGAGTTGTTCCCCAGTTTCAGAACGGATCATGGTCCTACGAGGAAATCCTATTTGACGAATCTAGGGAAACCTGTTTCCCAGAAGATCGATTGAACTGGAACGACTACATTGGTCAGGAGAACAAAGCATTATTCTTGGCCTATGACGGCCAAGCTTGTGTCGGACAAATTCGGCTTATTCGCGATTGGACCCGATTCGGTTATATCGAGAACATCGCAACGATTCAGGCTTACCGGCGGTCAGGAGTCGGCAAGATGCTGCTGGACCAAGCAGAAGCATGGGCTAAGGACAAGCAGTTGATCGGATTGTCCCTAGAAGCACAGGATGACAATCTCGCGGCGTGCCGCTTTTATGCCAAACACGGTTTCGTTCTAGGCGGTGTAGACACCCTTAAGCAGTCAGGAAATGCAAACATTGATGCGACTCTATATTGGTATAAAATATTCGGGTAG
- a CDS encoding NAD(P)-dependent oxidoreductase: MLNKENTTIGFIGTGVMGKSMAGHLLNAGYSLIVYNRTKSRADELIAQGAVWKDTVAEVVSQANVVITMVGYPQDVEEIYFGQDGIISNAQAGTYVIDMTTSTPSLARRIYAESKNNGIHAVDAPVSGGDIGAREARLAIMVGGDASAFEALLPIFQIIGKNIQLLGDSGAGQHTKMCNQIAIASNMIGVCEAIVYAEKAGLDPNTVLKSIETGAAGSWSLSNLGPRMINRNFEPGFYVKHFIKDMGIALDAAKEMGLLTPGLELAKSLYDELASKGEENSGTQALYKLLAGEV, encoded by the coding sequence ATGCTGAATAAAGAAAATACTACAATTGGTTTTATTGGTACAGGTGTAATGGGCAAAAGCATGGCTGGTCACCTGCTGAATGCCGGATATTCTTTGATTGTTTATAATCGGACAAAAAGTCGTGCAGATGAACTGATCGCTCAAGGCGCAGTTTGGAAGGATACTGTAGCGGAGGTAGTTTCACAAGCAAATGTTGTTATTACTATGGTGGGATATCCTCAAGATGTGGAAGAAATCTATTTTGGACAAGATGGTATCATCTCAAATGCACAAGCAGGCACATACGTCATCGATATGACAACCTCTACACCATCATTGGCGAGAAGAATTTATGCGGAATCGAAAAATAATGGAATTCACGCCGTTGACGCGCCGGTTTCCGGAGGCGATATTGGGGCAAGAGAAGCCAGATTGGCGATCATGGTTGGTGGAGATGCTTCTGCTTTCGAAGCACTGCTTCCGATTTTTCAAATCATCGGCAAGAATATCCAACTGCTAGGCGATTCAGGTGCCGGACAGCATACAAAGATGTGCAACCAAATTGCAATAGCATCCAATATGATCGGCGTCTGTGAAGCGATCGTTTATGCTGAAAAGGCAGGACTTGATCCTAATACCGTATTGAAAAGCATAGAAACCGGAGCAGCTGGGAGCTGGTCACTAAGTAATCTGGGACCGCGAATGATCAACAGAAACTTCGAGCCGGGCTTTTATGTCAAACACTTCATCAAAGATATGGGGATTGCTCTTGATGCTGCCAAAGAAATGGGATTATTAACACCCGGGCTTGAATTAGCCAAATCATTATATGATGAGCTTGCAAGCAAAGGAGAAGAGAACAGCGGTACTCAAGCCTTGTATAAGCTTCTGGCAGGAGAGGTTTAA
- a CDS encoding acetylornithine deacetylase: MDTLIARAQQQVEERQDELFALVAKLVALPTVSPPARNTLEAQQFLERQLQASGFETELWEVYPGDPNVTAVKRGTQGDKYRSLLLNGHMDVAEVGDTREWQNDPFTLTLKNGRAYGRGTADMKGGLAALLFAAKLLEESGIQLKGHLLLHSVIGEEAGEAGTRACMERGYNADLAVVADTSGLAIQGQGGVITGWVTVQSPMTYHDGMRSRMIHAGGGIQGASAIEKMAKLIAGLQELERHWAVTKSYSGFPAGSNTINPAVIEGGRHAAFIADRCALWITVHFYPNEDYESVTAEIEEHLLGVAQGDPWLRNHPPTFLWGGRSMIEERGEIFPSLELDLDGEGLIGLADIHRQVRGTAPSVGMSPSVTDAGWIGRRGIPTLIYGPGELAQAHAVDESVDMRELVDYTKIMIAFIADWCNRMKPEFIED; encoded by the coding sequence ATGGATACTTTGATTGCACGCGCGCAGCAACAGGTGGAGGAAAGACAGGATGAGTTATTTGCACTCGTGGCTAAGCTGGTTGCATTACCGACGGTAAGCCCGCCAGCGCGAAATACGTTAGAAGCGCAGCAGTTTCTGGAGCGGCAGCTTCAAGCGAGCGGCTTCGAGACGGAGCTATGGGAGGTGTATCCCGGCGACCCGAACGTAACCGCGGTGAAACGGGGCACTCAGGGAGACAAGTATCGAAGCTTACTGCTGAATGGCCATATGGATGTCGCTGAAGTCGGAGATACGCGGGAGTGGCAGAACGATCCGTTCACATTGACGTTGAAGAACGGGCGGGCGTACGGCAGAGGCACGGCGGATATGAAGGGCGGATTGGCTGCTCTGCTGTTCGCGGCGAAACTGTTGGAGGAGTCGGGAATCCAGCTTAAGGGGCATTTACTATTGCATTCGGTCATCGGTGAAGAGGCTGGCGAGGCGGGCACCCGGGCTTGCATGGAGCGAGGGTACAATGCGGATCTTGCCGTGGTGGCGGATACGAGCGGACTGGCCATTCAAGGGCAAGGTGGTGTCATCACTGGCTGGGTGACTGTGCAAAGTCCGATGACTTACCATGACGGGATGCGATCGCGCATGATTCACGCGGGCGGAGGCATTCAAGGAGCCAGCGCGATCGAGAAGATGGCCAAGCTGATTGCCGGCCTCCAAGAGTTGGAGCGACACTGGGCCGTGACAAAATCTTATTCGGGCTTTCCTGCAGGTTCGAACACGATCAATCCCGCGGTTATCGAAGGAGGGCGTCATGCGGCGTTCATCGCGGATCGATGCGCTCTCTGGATTACGGTGCACTTCTATCCGAATGAGGATTATGAATCGGTTACCGCCGAGATCGAAGAGCATCTGCTCGGTGTCGCCCAAGGCGATCCATGGCTGAGAAATCATCCGCCTACGTTCCTCTGGGGAGGACGATCGATGATCGAGGAGCGGGGAGAAATCTTTCCGTCCCTGGAGTTGGATCTGGATGGAGAAGGGCTTATAGGCTTGGCCGACATTCACCGGCAAGTGCGGGGTACGGCGCCGAGCGTCGGCATGAGCCCGTCTGTTACGGATGCGGGCTGGATCGGTCGGCGGGGCATTCCGACGCTGATTTATGGTCCGGGCGAGCTCGCGCAAGCGCATGCCGTAGATGAAAGCGTAGATATGAGAGAACTGGTGGATTACACAAAGATCATGATCGCCTTTATCGCCGACTGGTGCAACCGGATGAAGCCGGAGTTTATAGAAGATTAG
- a CDS encoding YusW family protein, with product MKKKISYMLIGALCTIILSYGFVAYADQDSSATTEDKNAASDTYVVPSITDAAVVKPTVAQPSASDAQIQLNQLKALEIKIDGTNVKIKIELEKEESKTESKVEIKLGENQKKYLIGNEATQFIQQLLVEVKLQTNMDKKQVMAALFKHFAVEPAKVEMEIEIKLKDRPDELKFKEDKDEDDDEAKVKTVQSTVKDNQKAKLVTNDQLAKQEQKKALIAQKKALQQAWQKAHKEQQAKKQQQKQLVRGDRDDDHDKGKKDDDNDDNQGEDHDHDGEHGRHHEHEEHDDED from the coding sequence TTGAAGAAGAAAATTTCCTATATGTTAATAGGTGCATTATGCACAATCATACTTTCTTACGGCTTCGTTGCTTACGCGGATCAGGATTCTTCCGCAACAACAGAGGACAAAAACGCAGCGAGTGATACATACGTTGTCCCGTCAATTACTGATGCTGCGGTGGTTAAGCCAACGGTAGCTCAACCAAGCGCTAGTGATGCTCAAATTCAACTTAATCAGCTAAAAGCATTGGAAATTAAAATTGATGGTACAAACGTGAAAATTAAGATCGAGCTCGAAAAGGAAGAATCGAAGACCGAGTCCAAGGTTGAAATTAAACTTGGCGAGAATCAGAAGAAATATCTGATAGGCAATGAAGCGACACAATTTATTCAGCAGCTGCTTGTAGAAGTCAAACTGCAAACTAACATGGATAAGAAGCAAGTAATGGCTGCGTTGTTTAAGCACTTTGCTGTGGAACCGGCTAAGGTCGAGATGGAAATCGAGATTAAGTTGAAGGATCGTCCAGATGAATTGAAATTTAAGGAAGACAAAGACGAAGATGATGACGAAGCGAAAGTTAAAACCGTACAATCAACAGTTAAAGATAACCAGAAGGCTAAGCTTGTAACTAATGATCAGCTTGCGAAACAAGAGCAGAAAAAAGCTTTGATTGCACAGAAAAAAGCGCTGCAGCAAGCTTGGCAAAAGGCTCATAAAGAGCAGCAAGCAAAGAAGCAGCAGCAAAAGCAATTGGTTCGCGGTGATCGGGATGACGACCATGATAAAGGCAAGAAAGATGACGACAATGACGATAATCAAGGCGAGGACCACGATCATGACGGCGAGCATGGCAGACACCATGAACATGAAGAGCATGATGACGAGGACTGA